Proteins from a genomic interval of Leifsonia shinshuensis:
- a CDS encoding YbdK family carboxylate-amine ligase, which produces MATTIGAEEEFILLDPISLTPVERATEARTALADPDRDGEVMAEFFPSQLEYASPVCSTAAELGRSLSGFRGELAGWAREHGVIGAGVGVPFDVTAGARVTDLPRYRDIANDFGRITADHQISGLHVHVGTRDRDSAIRALNRVRPWLPTLLALSANSPFWEGADTGFDSWRAIHSRRWTTHGIPPAFRDPEDYARRTAALGGIGGTSDAGTLNWVVRPSEKYPTLEVRAFDAQLDVRTSTALAVLVRGMVDAGHDEPAHDAELLDAAYWHAARYGLDQDLFDPRSGRLRPAADVVHALLAAAGPGLKRHGDVECVGSVVDGILEHGNGATRQRRAYRDGGAPALAELLDAATRSDRAAQGLTEIRE; this is translated from the coding sequence GTGGCGACGACGATCGGGGCGGAAGAGGAGTTCATCCTTCTCGACCCGATCTCGCTGACCCCGGTCGAACGGGCGACCGAAGCGCGGACCGCGCTCGCCGATCCCGACCGCGACGGCGAGGTGATGGCCGAGTTCTTCCCCTCGCAGCTCGAATACGCCTCGCCGGTCTGCTCGACGGCGGCAGAGCTCGGACGGTCGCTGTCGGGGTTCCGGGGCGAGCTCGCCGGCTGGGCGCGTGAGCACGGGGTCATCGGCGCGGGAGTCGGGGTCCCGTTCGATGTGACTGCCGGCGCCCGCGTCACCGACCTCCCGCGCTATCGGGACATCGCGAACGACTTCGGGCGGATCACCGCCGACCACCAGATCAGCGGCCTGCACGTGCACGTCGGCACGCGCGACCGGGACAGCGCCATCCGCGCCCTCAATCGGGTGCGACCCTGGCTGCCGACGCTGCTGGCGCTCTCCGCCAACTCCCCGTTCTGGGAGGGCGCGGACACCGGGTTCGACAGCTGGCGCGCGATCCACAGCCGCCGCTGGACCACGCACGGCATCCCGCCCGCGTTCCGGGACCCCGAGGACTATGCGCGGCGCACCGCGGCGCTCGGCGGGATCGGGGGCACCTCCGACGCGGGAACGCTCAACTGGGTCGTCCGCCCGTCCGAGAAGTACCCGACGCTCGAGGTGCGGGCCTTCGACGCCCAGCTCGACGTGCGGACCAGCACCGCCCTCGCCGTCCTCGTACGAGGGATGGTCGACGCCGGCCACGACGAGCCGGCCCATGACGCCGAGCTCCTGGACGCCGCATACTGGCACGCGGCGCGCTACGGCCTCGACCAAGACCTGTTCGACCCTCGATCCGGACGCCTGCGCCCCGCCGCCGACGTCGTCCACGCTCTCCTGGCCGCCGCCGGGCCCGGACTGAAACGCCACGGCGACGTGGAATGCGTCGGGTCCGTCGTCGACGGGATCCTCGAGCACGGCAACGGCGCGACGCGGCAGCGGCGGGCGTATCGGGACGGCGGCGCACCCGCGCTGGCCGAGCTACTCGACGCGGCGACCCGCTCCGATCGAGCGGCTCAGGGCCTGACCGAGATCCGGGAAT
- a CDS encoding iron-containing redox enzyme family protein, producing the protein MTVSIRPRGPVSAQFLEALGAPAERESPAMAKALDLAESALRSEPDVLYDDDLQLTLLLSYGLSYGGVTESDGRWEWNPVQVAVRTAIEERFERRLRELVGDVVLPEPEADAVASYLFALTSEDSGPSLSRYVAKKATRDQAIEFVIHRSIYTLKEADPHSWAIPRLTGRAKAALVEVQSDEYGGGRPHRIHAAIFARTMRGVGLDDRYGVYLDRVPAITLASFNMMSMFGLNGRLRGAIAGHLAAFEMTSSVPNRLYGNGFRRLGFGEDVTEYYDEHVEADAVHEQIAGRDLAGGLAEQHPELLEDIVFGARCCLVVDGLVGEHLLASWQAGRSSLRAETGVAA; encoded by the coding sequence ATGACCGTATCGATCCGTCCGCGCGGACCCGTGAGCGCGCAGTTCCTGGAAGCGCTGGGCGCGCCGGCCGAGCGCGAGTCGCCGGCGATGGCGAAAGCGCTCGACCTCGCCGAGAGTGCCCTCCGAAGCGAGCCGGACGTCCTGTACGACGACGACCTCCAGCTCACTCTGCTGCTGAGCTACGGTCTCTCCTACGGCGGCGTGACCGAGAGCGACGGCCGCTGGGAGTGGAACCCCGTCCAGGTCGCGGTGCGCACCGCGATCGAGGAGCGGTTCGAGCGCCGGCTGCGCGAGCTCGTCGGCGACGTCGTGCTCCCGGAGCCCGAGGCCGACGCGGTGGCGTCGTATCTCTTCGCCCTGACCTCCGAGGACAGCGGGCCGAGCCTCTCCCGGTATGTGGCGAAGAAGGCGACCCGCGATCAGGCGATCGAGTTCGTCATCCACCGGTCGATCTACACGCTGAAGGAAGCCGACCCGCACTCGTGGGCCATTCCGCGGCTGACCGGCCGGGCCAAAGCCGCGCTGGTCGAGGTCCAGTCCGACGAGTACGGCGGCGGCCGGCCGCATCGCATCCACGCGGCGATCTTCGCCCGGACGATGCGGGGCGTCGGGTTGGACGATCGTTACGGCGTCTACCTGGACCGGGTGCCGGCGATCACGCTGGCGTCCTTCAACATGATGTCCATGTTCGGGCTGAACGGGCGGCTCCGCGGAGCCATCGCCGGCCACCTGGCGGCGTTCGAGATGACGTCGTCGGTGCCGAACCGCCTCTACGGCAACGGATTCCGCCGGCTGGGGTTCGGCGAGGACGTGACCGAGTACTACGACGAGCACGTGGAAGCGGACGCCGTGCACGAGCAGATCGCCGGGCGCGACCTCGCCGGCGGCCTGGCCGAGCAGCATCCGGAGCTGCTGGAGGACATCGTCTTCGGAGCACGGTGCTGCCTCGTGGTGGACGGCCTCGTCGGCGAGCACCTGCTGGCGAGCTGGCAGGCGGGACGCAGTTCGCTGCGTGCGGAGACGGGCGTCGCTGCATGA
- a CDS encoding CDGSH iron-sulfur domain-containing protein, translating to MSGHPDGEVTIVACPDGPLLVRGPVAIVDTEGEPIEQRRRTIALCRCGVSTIKPYCDGTHKLTGFRTEPPAPGEE from the coding sequence ATGAGCGGGCACCCGGACGGCGAGGTGACGATCGTCGCCTGCCCGGACGGTCCTCTGCTGGTCCGCGGGCCGGTCGCGATCGTGGACACCGAAGGCGAGCCGATCGAGCAGCGCCGCCGGACCATCGCGCTGTGCCGCTGCGGCGTGTCGACGATCAAGCCGTACTGCGACGGAACCCACAAACTCACCGGCTTCCGCACGGAGCCGCCGGCCCCGGGCGAGGAGTAG
- a CDS encoding Nramp family divalent metal transporter produces MGNGPFMQEQPPQEVPPELDAGTSDQPGQERTRRGPLARFFGVLGPGLVTGAADDDPSGIATYSQAGAMYGNSMLWTVPLTLPLMMAVQEICDRMALASGDSLGRLIRRHFSRGFRVAIGVLLVFLIVANVLNIAADLNAIGEGMYLLHLGPAVMWSAIAGIVIAVAITGGSFAMIGRVFKWLCLVLLVYIAVLFVSHVNWADVGRGLVGVGMKPTPAFLGLVVGVLGTTISPYMFFWQSAQRVEELRAEERGGDRAPALEDRPRSEARRRLRNGRLDVFTGMAFSVLIMFAIIASSAATLGAHHTAITSAADAAKALQPIAGSYAGMLFALGFIGSGVLAVPVLAASGAAGMAGLLNKDWGLDRGARRAPLFYILLALGIIVGTILAVADKNPIDLLVFSAIVNGIAAGPFLIVLMLIARSRTIMGEHVNGRLANAMGWIATAVMCVAGAYGTWFTLAGG; encoded by the coding sequence ATGGGCAACGGTCCGTTCATGCAGGAACAGCCGCCGCAGGAGGTGCCGCCCGAACTCGACGCGGGAACCTCCGACCAACCGGGCCAGGAACGGACACGACGCGGTCCCCTGGCCCGGTTCTTCGGTGTCCTCGGTCCGGGTCTGGTGACAGGCGCTGCCGACGACGACCCCTCGGGCATCGCCACGTACTCGCAGGCCGGCGCGATGTACGGCAACAGCATGCTGTGGACGGTCCCGCTCACCCTTCCGCTGATGATGGCGGTGCAGGAGATCTGCGACCGGATGGCGCTCGCCTCCGGCGACAGCCTAGGGCGACTGATCCGCCGCCACTTCAGCCGCGGATTCCGGGTGGCCATCGGGGTGCTGCTCGTGTTCCTGATCGTGGCGAACGTCCTCAACATCGCCGCCGACCTGAACGCCATCGGCGAGGGGATGTACCTGCTCCACCTCGGGCCGGCCGTGATGTGGAGCGCGATCGCGGGCATCGTGATCGCGGTGGCGATCACCGGCGGATCCTTCGCGATGATCGGCCGCGTCTTCAAGTGGCTGTGCCTGGTGCTGCTGGTCTACATCGCCGTGCTGTTCGTCTCGCACGTGAACTGGGCGGACGTGGGCCGCGGGCTCGTGGGCGTGGGGATGAAGCCGACGCCCGCCTTCCTCGGGCTGGTGGTCGGCGTGCTGGGCACGACGATCAGCCCGTACATGTTCTTCTGGCAGTCGGCGCAGCGCGTCGAGGAGCTGCGCGCCGAGGAACGCGGCGGCGATCGGGCGCCCGCGCTCGAGGACCGCCCACGATCCGAGGCACGGCGCAGGCTCCGCAACGGCCGGCTGGACGTCTTCACCGGCATGGCCTTCAGCGTGCTCATCATGTTCGCGATCATCGCCTCCTCCGCGGCCACGCTCGGCGCCCACCACACGGCGATCACGAGCGCCGCGGACGCCGCGAAGGCGCTTCAGCCGATCGCCGGGAGCTACGCGGGGATGCTCTTCGCGCTGGGCTTCATCGGCTCGGGCGTGCTGGCGGTGCCGGTGCTGGCCGCGTCCGGTGCGGCCGGGATGGCCGGTCTGCTGAACAAGGACTGGGGCCTGGACCGCGGCGCGCGTCGGGCGCCCCTGTTCTACATCCTCCTGGCGCTCGGAATCATCGTGGGGACGATCCTCGCCGTCGCCGACAAGAACCCGATCGACCTGCTGGTGTTCTCGGCGATCGTGAACGGCATCGCCGCGGGGCCGTTCCTCATCGTCCTGATGCTGATCGCCCGCAGCCGGACGATCATGGGGGAGCACGTGAACGGCCGACTGGCCAACGCGATGGGATGGATCGCCACCGCGGTCATGTGCGTCGCCGGCGCCTACGGGACGTGGTTCACGCTCGCGGGAGGATAG
- a CDS encoding alpha/beta fold hydrolase, producing the protein MFEGFVEEDIDVGDAVIHVRHGGDGPPVVLLHGHPRTGATWHRVAPLLVRRGYRVVVPDLRGYGRSTAPEPRPDHAQASKRAMAEDVVALMRELGHERFLLAGHDRGSYVAFRLAMDHPEAVPAVALLDCIPIVEHLERITPAFATAWYHWFFFAQPDLPERVISADPDAWYGGDPVLMGAENFAERRRAIHDPRVVRAMLEDYRAGLGVDRLAEEADRAAGRRLRMPLLVLWSSRDDLEELFGDPLAIWRDWAVQVSGRPIESGHHLAEEAPVELTDALAGFFEGAGVRGAARP; encoded by the coding sequence ATGTTCGAGGGATTCGTCGAGGAGGACATCGACGTCGGCGACGCGGTCATCCATGTGCGGCACGGCGGCGACGGGCCGCCCGTCGTCCTGCTGCACGGACACCCGCGGACGGGCGCGACCTGGCATCGCGTCGCGCCGCTGCTCGTCCGGCGGGGCTACCGGGTGGTCGTGCCGGATCTGCGCGGCTACGGCCGTTCGACGGCCCCTGAGCCGCGACCGGATCACGCGCAGGCCTCGAAGCGGGCGATGGCGGAGGACGTCGTCGCCCTGATGCGGGAGCTCGGCCACGAGCGGTTCCTGCTGGCCGGCCACGACCGCGGCAGCTATGTCGCGTTCCGGCTGGCCATGGACCACCCGGAGGCCGTTCCCGCGGTCGCACTGCTCGACTGCATCCCGATCGTGGAGCACCTGGAGCGGATCACGCCCGCGTTCGCGACCGCCTGGTACCACTGGTTCTTCTTCGCCCAGCCGGACCTGCCGGAGCGCGTCATCTCGGCCGACCCGGACGCCTGGTACGGCGGCGATCCGGTTCTGATGGGTGCGGAGAACTTCGCGGAGCGACGCCGGGCGATCCACGATCCGCGGGTGGTGCGCGCGATGCTCGAGGACTACCGCGCCGGGCTCGGCGTCGACCGGCTCGCCGAGGAGGCCGACCGCGCGGCCGGCCGCCGACTCCGGATGCCGCTGCTCGTGCTCTGGTCGAGCCGGGACGACCTGGAGGAGCTGTTCGGCGACCCCCTGGCGATCTGGCGCGACTGGGCCGTACAGGTCTCAGGCCGTCCGATCGAGTCGGGGCATCACCTGGCGGAGGAAGCGCCGGTCGAGCTGACGGACGCCCTGGCCGGCTTTTTCGAGGGCGCGGGCGTCAGGGGTGCAGCACGACCTTGA
- a CDS encoding alpha/beta fold hydrolase, whose translation MEESRREPMVTVESARGRSRPAPTMVVTFDNGHGGGSADTVLLLHGIGVSSRYFHRLALELAKGRRVIAVDLPGFGRAPKPGRPLTVEDFAGVVASFLDAEDIGPVVVVGHSMGAQIATRLARSRTDLVTAVVLLGPVMPPADATPVRAAARLLIDTLRESPHSNALVFTDYLRCGPRWYLAVLPSMLAYRVEDDLPALEVPVTVARGERDPIARAGWARAIASLAPAGRLLEVPRAPHVVMLSHPRAIAREIRRLRPPGA comes from the coding sequence GTGGAAGAATCCCGGAGGGAGCCGATGGTGACGGTGGAGTCGGCGCGCGGGCGTTCCCGTCCGGCTCCCACGATGGTCGTGACGTTCGACAACGGCCACGGAGGCGGTTCGGCGGACACTGTTCTCCTGCTGCACGGCATCGGCGTCAGCTCGCGGTACTTCCACCGGCTCGCGCTCGAGCTCGCCAAGGGCCGCCGCGTGATCGCCGTGGACCTGCCCGGCTTCGGGCGCGCCCCGAAGCCGGGGCGTCCCCTGACCGTGGAGGACTTCGCCGGAGTGGTGGCGTCGTTCCTCGACGCCGAAGACATCGGTCCTGTCGTGGTCGTGGGCCACTCCATGGGCGCCCAGATCGCCACGCGGCTGGCACGGAGCCGCACCGACCTCGTGACCGCGGTCGTGCTGCTCGGGCCGGTGATGCCGCCCGCGGACGCGACGCCGGTCCGTGCGGCGGCCCGGCTGCTGATCGACACGCTCCGGGAGAGCCCGCACAGCAACGCGCTCGTGTTCACCGACTACCTCCGGTGCGGACCGCGCTGGTATCTGGCGGTGCTCCCCTCGATGCTCGCCTACCGCGTCGAGGACGACCTGCCGGCGCTGGAGGTGCCGGTCACGGTGGCCCGCGGTGAGCGCGACCCGATCGCACGCGCCGGCTGGGCGCGCGCGATCGCCTCCCTGGCCCCGGCCGGCCGCCTCCTGGAGGTGCCGCGCGCCCCGCATGTGGTCATGCTCAGTCATCCCCGCGCGATCGCCCGGGAGATCCGTCGCCTGCGCCCTCCCGGAGCGTGA
- a CDS encoding YihY/virulence factor BrkB family protein: MSDDDIGASQRLADAPSPDDPRKPDSPPKLHRSSWRIVFKRTLREFSNDKCTDIAASLTYYAVLSLFPGLLALVSLLGVLGQGKSATTQLVDILKQVAPGDTATLLQGPLQNAAHSPASGIALVAGVVLAIWSASGYIGAFSRAMNRIYEIDEGRPFWKLKPQQLLVTVISLVLVAIVTLMLVVSGPVTKAVGGALGLGSTPQTVWEIVKWPVMLVVVIVIIAVLYYFAPNTRQPKFRWISMGAIVAILILAIATLLFGLYVATFANYSRVYGPLAGVIVFLLWVWIANIALLFGAELDAETERGRQLQAGMAAEETIQLPPRDTRLSEKSLRKEQALIAESVTLREGAGDGSPGRSRGDD, from the coding sequence ATGAGCGACGACGACATCGGAGCCAGCCAGCGCCTGGCCGACGCCCCCTCCCCCGACGACCCCCGCAAGCCCGACAGCCCGCCGAAGCTGCACCGCAGCTCCTGGAGGATCGTGTTCAAGCGGACGCTGCGCGAGTTCAGCAACGACAAGTGCACCGACATCGCCGCGTCCCTCACCTACTACGCCGTCCTCTCGCTCTTTCCCGGCCTCCTGGCGCTCGTGTCGTTGCTGGGCGTCCTCGGCCAGGGGAAGTCCGCGACGACCCAGCTCGTCGACATCCTGAAGCAGGTCGCACCGGGCGATACCGCCACGCTGCTGCAGGGCCCGCTCCAGAACGCCGCGCACTCGCCCGCCTCCGGCATCGCGCTCGTGGCCGGCGTCGTCCTCGCGATCTGGTCGGCGTCGGGCTACATCGGAGCGTTCTCCCGCGCGATGAACCGCATCTACGAGATCGACGAGGGCCGGCCGTTCTGGAAGCTGAAGCCGCAGCAGCTGCTGGTCACCGTGATCTCGCTGGTCCTCGTGGCGATCGTGACGCTCATGCTCGTCGTCTCCGGCCCCGTCACGAAAGCGGTCGGGGGCGCGTTGGGCCTCGGCTCGACGCCGCAGACGGTGTGGGAGATCGTCAAGTGGCCGGTGATGCTCGTCGTCGTCATCGTCATCATCGCGGTGCTGTACTACTTCGCGCCGAACACGCGGCAGCCGAAGTTCCGCTGGATCAGCATGGGGGCGATCGTCGCGATCCTCATCCTTGCGATCGCCACGTTGCTGTTCGGGCTGTACGTGGCGACGTTCGCCAACTACTCCCGGGTGTACGGCCCGCTCGCGGGCGTGATCGTCTTCCTGCTCTGGGTGTGGATCGCCAACATCGCCCTCCTGTTCGGCGCCGAGCTGGACGCGGAGACCGAGCGCGGCCGCCAGCTGCAGGCCGGGATGGCGGCCGAGGAGACCATCCAGCTGCCGCCCCGCGACACCCGCCTGAGCGAGAAGTCGCTCAGGAAGGAGCAGGCGCTGATCGCCGAGTCGGTCACGCTCCGGGAGGGCGCAGGCGACGGATCTCCCGGGCGATCGCGCGGGGATGACTGA
- a CDS encoding DUF3618 domain-containing protein: MTDNPDVIRAEIENTRRNLSGDVDALADKVTPSKIADRQKRKVKGAFRSFTQHIMGSDEEDEYSYYGRSDASVASRAGDALDDAKDATAEAGRRVVAKAQGSPVAVGLIAFGVGLLAASLIPASEKEQELAAKAKDAAQPLLQEAADVGKEIANDLKEPAQEAVEAVKQTAQESVETVRAEAADRAADVADDAQDAGQRVQDA; encoded by the coding sequence ATGACCGACAACCCCGACGTGATCCGCGCCGAGATCGAGAACACCCGCCGCAACCTCAGCGGCGACGTCGACGCCCTGGCCGACAAGGTCACCCCGAGCAAGATCGCCGACCGGCAGAAGCGCAAGGTGAAGGGCGCGTTTCGCTCCTTCACCCAGCACATCATGGGGTCCGACGAGGAGGACGAGTACTCCTACTACGGGCGTTCGGACGCCTCCGTCGCCTCCCGGGCCGGCGACGCCCTCGATGACGCGAAGGACGCCACTGCCGAGGCCGGCCGCCGCGTCGTCGCCAAGGCGCAGGGCAGCCCGGTCGCGGTCGGGCTGATCGCCTTCGGCGTCGGCCTGCTCGCGGCCTCCCTGATCCCCGCCAGCGAGAAGGAGCAGGAGCTCGCCGCGAAGGCCAAGGACGCCGCGCAGCCGCTGCTTCAGGAGGCCGCGGACGTCGGCAAGGAGATCGCGAACGACCTCAAGGAGCCGGCACAGGAGGCGGTGGAGGCCGTGAAGCAGACTGCGCAGGAGTCGGTCGAGACGGTCAGGGCCGAGGCAGCCGACCGGGCCGCCGACGTCGCGGACGACGCCCAGGACGCGGGGCAGCGCGTGCAGGACGCCTGA
- a CDS encoding phage holin family protein yields MTDQPTPSERRAERESLGDLLAEVSRDLSTLVRQEVELAKAELKETATRTGKGAGLLGGAGYAALMAVLFLSIALWWALGYLMGNAWSGVVVAIIWAVVALILYLVGRNQLKAVKGMPQTVETVKEFPETLKRNGENR; encoded by the coding sequence GTGACCGACCAACCCACTCCCTCGGAGCGGCGGGCGGAACGGGAATCGCTGGGCGACCTGCTCGCCGAGGTGAGCCGCGACCTGTCCACGCTCGTCCGGCAGGAGGTCGAGCTCGCCAAGGCCGAGCTGAAGGAGACCGCCACCCGCACCGGGAAGGGCGCCGGCCTGCTCGGCGGCGCCGGATACGCCGCCCTGATGGCGGTGCTCTTCCTGTCCATCGCGCTCTGGTGGGCGCTGGGCTACCTGATGGGCAACGCCTGGTCCGGAGTCGTCGTGGCGATCATCTGGGCCGTCGTCGCGCTGATCCTGTACCTGGTCGGCCGCAATCAGCTCAAGGCGGTGAAGGGGATGCCGCAGACCGTCGAGACGGTCAAAGAGTTCCCCGAGACTCTGAAGCGAAACGGAGAGAACCGATGA
- a CDS encoding AI-2E family transporter has translation MDSPETSHTDRTSRRDRTSRPVRASSVPSGVRTASEWSWRLLAILALAGVVVYLVFTFHEIVVPVLVALLVAALLQPAVAGLIRHRWPTWAAILVCLLAFAGIVAGLIALVTWQVRAGLPHLEQESVAAYNRARDALRQPPWNISDTQFAGYLHDAGVYAQKDSGALIGGALRVGSTTGRILADALIALFATIFILIDGAGIWRWITGLLPRGGQPALQAGGAAGWRTLTSFVRVQILVAAVNGVGIGLVAFFLGLPLAIPIGVIVLLFSFIPVIGAIVSGIIAVAIALVFAGPVQALIMLAGVLVVHLLEAHVMQPLLVGGAVKVHPLAVVVGVAAGTGLAGVPGALFAVPLIAVGNAMISAMVRVSRGAAPRAAEAEAEDEPRTER, from the coding sequence GTGGACTCCCCAGAGACGTCCCACACGGATCGCACGTCCCGCAGGGATCGCACGTCCCGCCCGGTTCGCGCGTCGTCCGTCCCGTCGGGCGTCCGCACCGCCTCCGAGTGGTCCTGGCGGCTGCTCGCCATCCTCGCGCTCGCCGGGGTCGTCGTCTACCTGGTGTTCACGTTCCACGAGATCGTGGTCCCGGTGCTGGTCGCGCTCCTCGTGGCCGCGCTCCTCCAGCCGGCGGTCGCCGGGCTGATCCGGCATCGGTGGCCCACGTGGGCGGCGATCCTCGTGTGCCTGCTCGCGTTCGCCGGAATCGTCGCCGGCCTCATCGCTCTGGTGACGTGGCAGGTGCGCGCGGGCCTGCCGCACCTCGAGCAGGAATCGGTCGCCGCCTACAACCGGGCTCGGGACGCGCTGCGCCAACCGCCGTGGAACATCAGCGACACGCAGTTCGCCGGTTACCTCCACGACGCCGGCGTCTACGCGCAGAAGGACAGCGGAGCGCTGATCGGCGGCGCTCTGCGGGTCGGCTCCACCACCGGACGCATCCTCGCCGACGCGCTGATCGCCCTGTTCGCGACCATCTTCATCCTGATCGACGGCGCCGGCATCTGGCGGTGGATCACCGGGCTCCTCCCCCGCGGCGGCCAGCCGGCCCTGCAGGCGGGAGGGGCCGCCGGGTGGCGCACCCTCACGAGCTTCGTGCGCGTGCAGATCCTGGTCGCGGCGGTGAACGGCGTCGGGATCGGACTCGTGGCGTTCTTCCTGGGCCTGCCGCTCGCGATCCCGATCGGCGTCATCGTGCTGCTGTTCTCGTTCATCCCGGTCATCGGCGCGATCGTCTCCGGCATCATCGCCGTGGCCATTGCCCTGGTCTTCGCCGGGCCCGTCCAGGCACTGATCATGCTCGCCGGCGTGCTCGTGGTGCATCTCCTGGAGGCCCACGTCATGCAGCCCCTGCTGGTCGGCGGCGCGGTCAAGGTCCATCCGCTCGCGGTCGTCGTCGGTGTCGCGGCGGGCACCGGCCTGGCCGGAGTGCCCGGCGCGCTCTTCGCCGTGCCCCTGATCGCCGTCGGGAACGCGATGATCTCGGCGATGGTCCGGGTCTCGCGCGGGGCCGCGCCGCGAGCCGCCGAGGCGGAAGCGGAGGACGAACCGCGGACCGAGCGGTGA
- a CDS encoding ferritin-like domain-containing protein has translation MATTNTDTKTKTDAARGEHETRRENAENGFVASEALAGDLQRVQVDLIELSLQGKQAHWNIVGRNFRDLHLQLDEIVAAAREFSDAVGERLRALHATTDGRSRTVAEATSLAEFPGGEVDTSEAVDLITERLEAVVRTMRSVHDEVDEEDPTSADLLHQIIERLEQLAWMVSAENRRPATR, from the coding sequence GTGGCGACCACGAACACCGACACGAAGACGAAAACAGACGCCGCGCGCGGGGAGCACGAGACTCGGCGGGAGAACGCGGAGAACGGCTTCGTCGCCTCCGAGGCGCTCGCCGGCGACCTCCAGCGGGTGCAGGTCGACCTGATCGAGCTGTCGCTGCAGGGCAAGCAGGCGCACTGGAACATCGTCGGACGCAACTTCCGCGACCTCCACCTGCAGCTGGACGAGATCGTCGCGGCCGCACGCGAGTTCAGCGACGCGGTCGGCGAGCGGTTGCGCGCCCTGCACGCGACGACCGACGGTCGGTCGCGGACGGTGGCGGAGGCGACGTCGCTCGCCGAGTTCCCCGGCGGTGAGGTCGACACCTCCGAGGCCGTCGATCTCATCACCGAGAGGCTGGAGGCGGTCGTCCGCACGATGCGCTCGGTGCACGACGAGGTGGACGAGGAGGACCCGACGTCGGCCGATCTCCTCCACCAGATCATCGAACGACTGGAGCAGCTCGCCTGGATGGTGAGCGCGGAGAACCGCCGGCCGGCCACGCGCTGA
- a CDS encoding diguanylate cyclase: MRAVPADEFPCALARLDAAGNLLEANELFLAWTGLDRESLPGRPAAAFVDASTWDGSDLGVLRHTDGSRRHVLVTRSRSADGELVALMDASARAAYEGELTQSWALQERTRVRLELVIEASIAFSAASSEADLSRILAGTTARAYQAEQSAVFLRDEQDAFRLVAGTDPLQGAIDTQAVLSRFADTGRVQTVSGVGAARAISPALADAFVAGGVHSILVAPIRHDDVRFGVFVCYFLHPRQFDSEAAPLADALAGQAAQIATSLRLQHQLEQAAMHDEVTGLPNRRRLEAHLLEYPTEVDLDRGGSAIAALFIDLDGFKTVNDEYGHHAGDQLLNEVGVRIRHAVRQQDFVSRYGGDEFVVVCEVPDSGSAHDIAERIRTAIDQPFAGLPPTLPIRASIGLAVAGDRDRGWNPDGLIRLADHAMYTAKNAGGNRIVQLSAV; encoded by the coding sequence GTGCGAGCTGTCCCCGCCGACGAGTTCCCGTGCGCCCTGGCGCGGCTCGATGCCGCCGGGAACCTTCTCGAGGCGAACGAGCTGTTCCTCGCGTGGACGGGCCTCGATCGGGAGAGCCTGCCCGGCCGGCCCGCGGCCGCGTTCGTCGACGCATCCACATGGGACGGTTCGGACCTGGGCGTGCTCCGCCACACCGACGGATCCCGTCGTCATGTGCTGGTCACCCGTTCGCGTTCCGCGGACGGAGAGCTGGTCGCGCTGATGGACGCCAGCGCCCGGGCCGCGTACGAGGGCGAGCTCACCCAGTCCTGGGCGCTCCAGGAACGCACGCGCGTCCGGCTGGAGCTCGTGATCGAGGCGTCGATCGCCTTCTCGGCCGCCAGCAGCGAGGCCGACCTCTCCCGGATCCTCGCCGGCACGACCGCTCGCGCCTATCAGGCCGAGCAGTCGGCCGTCTTCCTCCGCGACGAGCAGGACGCCTTCCGGCTCGTGGCCGGAACCGACCCGCTGCAGGGCGCGATCGACACCCAGGCCGTCCTCTCACGGTTCGCCGACACCGGGCGCGTGCAGACCGTCAGCGGCGTCGGAGCCGCCCGCGCGATCTCCCCCGCGCTCGCGGACGCCTTCGTCGCGGGTGGCGTGCACTCGATCCTGGTCGCGCCCATCCGGCACGACGATGTCCGATTCGGCGTCTTCGTCTGCTACTTCCTCCACCCCCGCCAGTTCGACAGCGAGGCGGCCCCACTCGCCGACGCGCTCGCGGGCCAGGCGGCGCAGATCGCCACGTCCCTGCGGCTCCAGCATCAGCTCGAGCAGGCCGCGATGCACGACGAGGTGACCGGCCTCCCGAACCGCCGCCGGCTGGAGGCGCACCTGCTCGAGTATCCGACGGAGGTCGACCTCGACCGCGGCGGCTCGGCGATCGCCGCCCTGTTCATCGACCTGGACGGGTTCAAGACCGTCAACGACGAATACGGCCACCACGCCGGCGACCAGCTTCTGAACGAAGTCGGCGTACGGATCCGCCACGCGGTCCGGCAGCAGGACTTCGTCAGCAGGTACGGCGGCGACGAGTTCGTCGTCGTCTGCGAAGTCCCCGACTCGGGGTCGGCGCACGACATCGCGGAGCGGATCAGGACGGCGATCGACCAGCCGTTCGCGGGTCTGCCGCCTACCCTCCCCATCCGCGCGAGCATCGGCTTGGCGGTGGCCGGGGACCGCGACCGCGGCTGGAACCCCGACGGGTTGATCCGCCTGGCCGACCACGCGATGTACACGGCCAAGAACGCCGGCGGCAATCGGATCGTCCAGCTGTCCGCCGTGTGA